From a region of the Tateyamaria omphalii genome:
- a CDS encoding DUF2948 family protein: MQDARFEDGREAPLNLGALDVDDLRVISSLAQDAVFPVTEMTWDRKAHRFGLLLNRFRWEDAGTARHAPERVQSVLAFDTVLRVASQGVDRSDKDVILSLLSVTFEAGEDGGGDILLTLAGDGAIRLTVEAIEATLKDVTRPYKAPSKSVPTHDD; this comes from the coding sequence ATGCAGGACGCACGGTTTGAAGACGGGCGCGAGGCGCCCCTGAACCTTGGTGCGCTGGATGTGGACGACCTACGGGTCATCTCGTCGCTGGCGCAGGATGCTGTGTTTCCGGTCACGGAAATGACCTGGGACCGCAAGGCGCACCGCTTCGGCCTACTGCTCAACCGGTTCCGGTGGGAAGATGCCGGCACGGCGCGACACGCGCCCGAACGGGTGCAATCCGTGCTGGCCTTCGACACGGTCCTGCGGGTGGCAAGCCAGGGCGTGGACCGGTCGGACAAGGACGTGATCCTGTCGCTCCTGTCTGTCACATTCGAGGCGGGCGAGGACGGCGGCGGCGACATCCTCCTGACGCTGGCCGGGGACGGCGCGATCCGCCTGACGGTCGAGGCGATCGAGGCGACGCTCAAGGACGTGACCAGACCCTACAAGGCGCCGTCGAAATCCGTGCCCACGCACGATGACTGA